A portion of the Callithrix jacchus isolate 240 chromosome 21, calJac240_pri, whole genome shotgun sequence genome contains these proteins:
- the LOC100399285 gene encoding uncharacterized protein LOC100399285 isoform X1 produces MATSTMSICSTACSDLRRMGMQPESCCQPPCCTHSFCALAPCLTLVCTSVSCVPSPCCQVACEPSPYTPSYCQQSSCQPACCTSSPCQQACWVPTCCKPVCCVPVCCGDSSSCCQQSSCQPACCTSFPCQQSCCVPTSSEDSSSCCQQSNCQPAHCTSSCCRPSSSVSLLCHPVCRPACCMPIPSCCAPSSSSQSSCCRPASCVSLVCRPVCSRPTC; encoded by the exons ATGGCCACATCCACCATGTCCATCTGCTCTACTGCTTGCTCTGACCTGAGGA GGATGGGCATGCAGCCAGAGAGCTGCTGTCAGCCCCCCTGCTGCACCCACAGCTTCTGTGCCCTGGCCCCCTGCCTAACCCTGGTCTGCACCTCAGTGAGCTGTGTGCCCAGCCCCTGCTGCCAGGTGGCCTGTGAGCCCAGCCCCTACACACCCTCATACTGCCAGCAGTCTAGCTGCCAGCCAGCTTGCTGCACCTCCTCCCCCTGCCAGCAGGCCTGCTGGGTGCCCACCTGCTGCAAGCctgtgtgctgtgtgcctgtCTGCTGTGGGGATTCCTCTTCATGCTGCCAACAGTCTAGCTGTCAACCAGCTTGCTGCACCTCCTTCCCCTGCCAGCAGTCCTGCTGTGTGCCCACTAGCTCTGAGGATTCCTCTTCATGCTGCCAGCAGTCTAACTGCCAGCCAGCTCACTGCACTTCCTCCTGCTGCAGACCCTCCTCCTCTGTGTCCCTGCTCTGCCACCCCGTGTGCAGGCCTGCCTGCTGCATGCCCATCCCCTCCTGCTgtgccccctcctcctcctcccagtccagctgctgccGCCCAGCCTCCTGCGTGTCCCTGGTCTGCCGCCCCGTGTGCTCCCGCCCCACCTGTTGA
- the LOC100398925 gene encoding uncharacterized protein LOC100398925: MADTCCTRTYVIAASTTSVCSNDLGCVSRVSSPITCTSSSRQVDNCQESCCEPPCSTPSCCAPAPHLALVCAPVSCELSPCQSSCTSSCIPSCCQQSSCQLACCTSSPCRQACCVPVCCKSICCKPVCCVPTCSESSSSCCQQSSCQLACCTSSPCQQACCVPVCCKPVCCKPVCCVPICCKPVCCKPVCCVPTCSDSSSSCCQQSSCQLACCTSSPCQQACCVPVCCKPVCCKPVCCSVPICSDSSSSCCQQSSCQLACCTSSPCQQACCVPVCCKPVCCKPVCCSVPICSESSSSCCQQSSCQPACCSTSCCRPSSSVSLLCRPVCRPACCAPASCQPTCCCRPASCVSLLCRPACSCPAC, from the coding sequence ATGGCTGACACCTGCTGCACCAGGACGTATGTGATTGCTGCATCCACCACGTCTGTCTGCTCCAATGACCTGGGCTGTGTCAGCCGAGTCTCCTCCCCAATCACCTGCACCAGCTCCTCTAGGCAGGTGGACAACTGCCAGGAGAGCTGCTGTGAGCCCCCCTGCTCTACCCCCAGCTGCTGTGCCCCAGCCCCCCACCTGGCCCTGGTCTGTGCCCCAGTGAGCTGTGAGCTCAGCCCCTGCCAGTCAAGCTGCACCAGCTCCTGCATACCCTCATGCTGCCAGCAGTCTAGCTGCCAGCTGGCTTGCTGTACCTCCTCCCCGTGCCGGCAGGCCTGCTGTGTGCCCGTCTGCTGCAAGTCTATCTGCTGCAAGCCTGTCTGCTGTGTGCCCACCTGCTCTGAGTCGTCCTCTTCATGCTGCCAGCAGTCCAGCTGCCAGCTGGCTTGCTGTACCTCCTCCCCCTGCCAGCAGGCCTGCTGTGTGCCCGTCTGCTGCAAGCCTGTCTGCTGCAAGCCTGTGTGCTGTGTGCCCATCTGCTGCAAGCCTGTGTGCTGCAAGCCTGTCTGCTGTGTGCCCACCTGCTCTGACTCTTCCTCTTCATGCTGCCAGCAGTCCAGCTGCCAGCTGGCTTGCTGCACCTCCTCCCCCTGCCAGCAGGCCTGCTGTGTGCCCGTCTGTTGCAAGCCTGTCTGCTGCAAGCCTGTCTGCTGCAGTGTGCCCATCTGCTCTGACTCTTCCTCTTCATGCTGCCAGCAGTCCAGCTGCCAGCTGGCTTGCTGCACCTCCTCCCCCTGCCAGCAGGCCTGCTGTGTGCCCGTCTGTTGCAAGCCTGTCTGCTGCAAGCCTGTCTGCTGCAGTGTGCCCATCTGCTCTGAGTCTTCTTCTTCATGCTGCCAGCAGTCCAGCTGCCAGCCGGCTTGCTGCAGCACCTCCTGCTGCAGACCTTCCTCCTCTGTGTCCCTCCTCTGCCGCCCTGTGTGCAGGCCTGCCTGCTGTGCCCCCGCCTCCTGCCAGCCCACCTGCTGCTGCCGTCCGGCCTCCTGTGTGTCCCTCCTCTGCCGCCCCGCATGCTCCTGCCCAGCCTGCTGA
- the LOC100399285 gene encoding uncharacterized protein LOC100399285 isoform X2, with protein MATSTMSICSTACSDLRRSFNRWESCCQPPCCTHSFCALAPCLTLVCTSVSCVPSPCCQVACEPSPYTPSYCQQSSCQPACCTSSPCQQACWVPTCCKPVCCVPVCCGDSSSCCQQSSCQPACCTSFPCQQSCCVPTSSEDSSSCCQQSNCQPAHCTSSCCRPSSSVSLLCHPVCRPACCMPIPSCCAPSSSSQSSCCRPASCVSLVCRPVCSRPTC; from the exons ATGGCCACATCCACCATGTCCATCTGCTCTACTGCTTGCTCTGACCTGAGGAGAAGCTTCAACAGGTGGG AGAGCTGCTGTCAGCCCCCCTGCTGCACCCACAGCTTCTGTGCCCTGGCCCCCTGCCTAACCCTGGTCTGCACCTCAGTGAGCTGTGTGCCCAGCCCCTGCTGCCAGGTGGCCTGTGAGCCCAGCCCCTACACACCCTCATACTGCCAGCAGTCTAGCTGCCAGCCAGCTTGCTGCACCTCCTCCCCCTGCCAGCAGGCCTGCTGGGTGCCCACCTGCTGCAAGCctgtgtgctgtgtgcctgtCTGCTGTGGGGATTCCTCTTCATGCTGCCAACAGTCTAGCTGTCAACCAGCTTGCTGCACCTCCTTCCCCTGCCAGCAGTCCTGCTGTGTGCCCACTAGCTCTGAGGATTCCTCTTCATGCTGCCAGCAGTCTAACTGCCAGCCAGCTCACTGCACTTCCTCCTGCTGCAGACCCTCCTCCTCTGTGTCCCTGCTCTGCCACCCCGTGTGCAGGCCTGCCTGCTGCATGCCCATCCCCTCCTGCTgtgccccctcctcctcctcccagtccagctgctgccGCCCAGCCTCCTGCGTGTCCCTGGTCTGCCGCCCCGTGTGCTCCCGCCCCACCTGTTGA